From the Solanum pennellii chromosome 4, SPENNV200 genome, one window contains:
- the LOC107017842 gene encoding uncharacterized protein LOC107017842, which yields MPKKISPVFQKVTNLLNMSIFLAKMRKPLKKVKKFSLLKHYSYGYIQEYQFSPSNTSLLHYYNRKKSFRKQRSCRDICSVFFISRCLGMAKCEGEEKKRRYPVLELERLGSMEEFADFHGDDDDDDDDDSVDERAEKFIERFYEEIKLQRQESFLEKFNAMVEN from the coding sequence ATGCCCAAAAAAATTTCCCCTGTTTTTCAGAAAGTTACAAATCTACTAAACATGTCAATTTTCTTAGCAAAAATGAGAAAACCTCtgaaaaaagtgaagaaatttaGTCTTCTGAAGCATTATAGTTATGGGTATATTCAAGAATACCAGTTTTCTCCTTCGAATACATCATTGCTTCATTactataatagaaaaaaatcattcaGAAAACAGAGGAGTTGCAGAGATATATGCTCTGTTTTCTTCATTTCGAGATGTTTGGGAATGGCGAAATGcgaaggagaagagaaaaagagaaggtACCCAGTGTTGGAGTTGGAGAGATTAGGTTCCATGGAGGAATTTGCAGATTTTCATggcgatgatgatgatgatgatgacgatgattcGGTTGATGAGAGAGCTGAGAAGTTTATtgaaaggttttatgaagaaaTTAAATTGCAAAGACAAGAATCATTTTTGGAGAAGTTTAATGCAATGGTTGAGAATTAA